A genomic window from Polaribacter gangjinensis includes:
- a CDS encoding DASH family cryptochrome: protein MQQKQEKTSIIWFRNNLRIHDNVSLFKAIHHHEKVIAVYFFDPKYFEKDTFGFKKTEKFRAQFLIETVTELKQNLANLNITLLTYFSNPEEILSKICADFSVQSIYTQKEWTRDEVETNKAIKKKVPTVQLIEDFNQFLYHPNAVSTDFSNIPNVFTEFRKGVEKKVKIDAEIPISKLNESNLIENFTKIPSLEELGFETFDTHRNSAFPFKGGENEALKRLNYYLFESKKVAVYKNTRNGLVGVDYSTKFSPWLANGSISPKTIYWELKKFEKEFTANDSTYWVIFELIWRDYFKYISLKYGNKIFSIGGILDRNYYWNSNLKNINNWIEGNTKDDFVNANMIELKETGWMSNRGRQNVASYFAKELLLDWRIGAAYFESMLMDYDVHSNYGNWLYVSGVGNDPRDRKFNTKLQAQNYDGNYKFRNLWLEKTLF from the coding sequence ATGCAGCAGAAACAAGAAAAAACAAGCATAATTTGGTTTCGAAATAATTTAAGAATTCATGACAATGTCTCTCTTTTTAAAGCAATTCACCATCATGAAAAAGTAATTGCAGTGTATTTTTTTGATCCTAAGTATTTTGAAAAAGATACTTTCGGATTTAAAAAAACAGAAAAATTCCGAGCTCAATTTTTAATTGAAACTGTAACTGAATTAAAACAGAATTTAGCGAATCTTAACATTACACTCCTCACCTATTTTTCCAATCCTGAGGAAATTTTATCCAAAATTTGTGCTGATTTTTCTGTACAATCAATTTACACGCAAAAAGAATGGACTAGAGACGAAGTTGAAACGAACAAAGCAATTAAAAAAAAGGTACCAACTGTTCAGTTAATAGAAGATTTTAATCAATTTTTATATCATCCAAATGCGGTTTCAACTGATTTTTCAAACATTCCGAATGTATTTACTGAATTCAGAAAAGGAGTTGAAAAAAAAGTAAAAATTGATGCTGAAATTCCGATTTCAAAATTGAATGAATCAAATTTGATTGAAAATTTTACAAAAATTCCGAGTTTAGAAGAGTTGGGTTTTGAAACTTTTGACACGCATAGAAATTCAGCTTTTCCTTTTAAAGGCGGAGAAAATGAAGCTTTAAAAAGATTGAATTACTACCTTTTTGAATCTAAAAAAGTAGCGGTTTATAAAAATACTAGAAATGGTTTGGTGGGCGTTGATTATAGCACCAAATTTTCTCCTTGGTTGGCAAATGGTAGCATTTCTCCCAAAACAATTTATTGGGAACTTAAAAAATTCGAAAAAGAATTCACTGCAAACGACTCAACATATTGGGTGATTTTCGAATTGATTTGGCGTGATTATTTCAAATATATTTCATTAAAATATGGCAATAAAATCTTTTCAATTGGAGGAATTTTAGACAGAAATTATTATTGGAATTCTAATCTAAAAAACATCAATAATTGGATTGAAGGAAATACAAAAGACGATTTTGTAAATGCAAATATGATTGAACTTAAAGAAACTGGTTGGATGAGTAATAGAGGAAGACAAAATGTAGCTTCTTATTTTGCCAAAGAATTATTGTTGGATTGGAGAATTGGAGCTGCTTATTTTGAATCGATGTTGATGGATTATGATGTGCATAGCAATTACGGAAATTGGTTGTATGTTTCAGGAGTTGGCAATGATCCTAGAGATCGAAAATTCAATACGAAGTTGCAAGCACAAAATTATGATGGAAACTATAAATTCAGAAATCTTTGGTTAGAAAAAACCTTGTTTTAA
- a CDS encoding SDR family oxidoreductase codes for MKILVTGATGYIGKRLIPLLLNDGHTIICPVRDLKRAENYFKNRDQIILVEADFLDSKSIEKIPTDIDFAYYLIHSMTNSAREFHILEEKCALNFKRFAEKSSIQQVIYLSGITNDTKLSKHLLSRKNVENTLSSEKYALTTFKAGIIVGSGSSSFEIIRDLVEKLPAMIAPKWLNTKTQPLAIRDVLSFLQNSLNKKEVFNKSFDIFGPEILTYKEMLLQFAEVRKLKRWILTVPVMTPKLSSYWLYFVTSTSYKLASSLVNSMGVEVIGNKSDINKILNVNPMTYKEAVALAFKKIEQNSIISSWKDSYISSGKLKNYVHEFINVPEYGCFKDYKKRKLKDREKALNKIWAIGGETGWYYGTFLWKIRGFLDQFFGGAGLRRGRRHPTELNAGDALDFWRVIYADKEKGKLLLYAEMILPGEAWLEFKIEGNYLFQTATFRPTGIAGRLYWYAVMPFHWFVFNGMINNINK; via the coding sequence ATGAAAATTCTAGTTACAGGTGCAACAGGCTATATTGGAAAACGCCTGATTCCATTATTATTAAATGATGGTCACACCATCATTTGCCCTGTAAGAGATTTAAAAAGAGCTGAAAATTACTTTAAAAACAGAGATCAAATCATTTTAGTTGAAGCTGATTTTTTAGATTCAAAAAGTATTGAAAAAATTCCCACAGATATTGATTTTGCATATTACTTGATTCATTCTATGACGAATTCTGCCAGAGAATTTCATATTTTGGAGGAAAAATGTGCGTTGAATTTTAAACGTTTTGCTGAAAAATCGAGCATACAACAAGTAATATATTTAAGCGGAATTACCAATGATACCAAGCTTTCTAAACATTTATTATCCAGAAAAAATGTTGAAAACACATTATCCTCTGAAAAATATGCACTAACAACTTTTAAAGCTGGGATTATTGTTGGATCAGGAAGTTCGTCTTTTGAAATCATTAGAGATTTGGTTGAGAAATTACCGGCTATGATTGCTCCAAAATGGTTGAATACAAAAACGCAGCCTTTGGCAATCAGAGATGTTTTGAGCTTTCTGCAAAATTCACTAAATAAAAAGGAAGTTTTCAATAAATCGTTTGACATTTTTGGACCTGAAATATTGACTTACAAAGAAATGTTATTACAATTTGCTGAAGTTAGAAAACTAAAAAGATGGATTTTAACGGTTCCAGTAATGACCCCAAAATTATCCTCTTACTGGTTGTATTTTGTAACATCAACTTCTTATAAATTAGCGAGTTCACTTGTAAATTCAATGGGTGTTGAAGTAATTGGGAATAAAAGTGATATCAATAAAATTTTGAATGTCAATCCAATGACTTACAAAGAAGCTGTAGCATTGGCTTTCAAAAAAATAGAACAAAATAGCATCATTTCAAGTTGGAAAGATTCCTACATCAGTAGTGGAAAATTAAAAAATTACGTTCACGAATTTATAAATGTTCCTGAGTATGGATGTTTTAAGGATTATAAAAAACGAAAACTAAAAGATAGAGAAAAAGCATTGAATAAAATTTGGGCAATTGGAGGTGAAACGGGTTGGTATTATGGTACTTTTTTGTGGAAAATCAGAGGTTTTTTAGATCAATTTTTTGGTGGAGCTGGTTTAAGAAGAGGCAGAAGGCATCCAACAGAATTGAATGCTGGTGATGCATTGGATTTTTGGCGCGTAATTTATGCTGATAAAGAAAAAGGGAAATTGCTATTATATGCAGAAATGATTTTACCTGGAGAAGCTTGGTTAGAGTTTAAAATAGAAGGAAATTATCTGTTTCAAACTGCCACTTTTAGACCTACAGGAATTGCTGGCAGATTGTATTGGTATGCTGTAATGCCTTTTCATTGGTTTGTTTTTAATGGAATGATCAATAACATCAATAAGTAA
- a CDS encoding DUF2256 domain-containing protein yields the protein MKKVHLPQKICLVCKKPYSWRKKWEKNWENVKYCSEKCSRNKKKQA from the coding sequence GTGAAAAAAGTACATCTTCCTCAAAAAATTTGTTTGGTTTGCAAAAAACCTTACAGTTGGAGAAAAAAATGGGAGAAAAATTGGGAAAACGTAAAATATTGTAGTGAAAAATGCAGCAGAAACAAGAAAAAACAAGCATAA